A section of the Cervus canadensis isolate Bull #8, Minnesota chromosome 8, ASM1932006v1, whole genome shotgun sequence genome encodes:
- the RBP4 gene encoding retinol-binding protein 4 — protein MEWVWALVLLAALGSARAERDCRVSSFRVKENFDKARFAGTWYAMAKKDPEGLFLQDNIVAEFSVDENGHMSATAKGRVRLLNNWDVCADMVGTFTDTEDPAKFKMKYWGVASFLQKGNDDHWIIDTDYETYALQYSCRLLNLDGTCADSYSFVFARDPSGFSPEVQKIVRQRQEELCLARQYRLIPHNGYCDGKSERNTL, from the exons ATGGAGTGGGTGTGGGCGCTAGTGCTACTGGCGGCGCTGGGCAGCGCCCGGGCGGAGCGCGACTGCCGAGTGAGCAGCTTCCGAGTCAAGGAGAACTTCGACAAGGCTCGC tTCGCCGGCACCTGGTACGCCATGGCCAAGAAGGACCCCGAGGGCCTCTTTCTGCAAGACAACATCGTCGCCGAGTTCTCCGTGGACGAGAATGGCCACATGAGCGCCACGGCCAAGGGCCGAGTCCGTCTTTTAAA TAACTGGGACGTGTGTGCAGACATGGTGGGCACCTTCACAGACACTGAGGACCCTGCCAAGTTCAAGATGAAGTACTGGGGCGTAGCGTCCTTTCTCCAGAAAGGAA ACGATGACCACTGGATCATTGACACGGACTATGAGACCTATGCCTTGCAGTACTCCTGCCGCCTCCTGAACCTCGATGGCACCTGCGCTGACAGCTACTCTTTCGTGTTCGCCCGAGACCCCAGCGGCTTTTCCCCGGAAGTGCAGAAAATCGTGCggcagaggcaggaggagctGTGCCTGGCCAGGCAGTACCGGCTGATCCCTCACAACG GTTACTGTGATggcaagtcagaaagaaacactttgtag